A region of Geotoga petraea DNA encodes the following proteins:
- a CDS encoding adenosylcobinamide-GDP ribazoletransferase produces the protein MKNLFVAFGTISKIPVPTVKKINIKRSTIFFPVVGYVASLINFGIYYLLKDYIPTNILISLIMIVYFYLFQYFHFDGFVDLIDGFGAQIKTKEERLKILKDSRVGAFALLGGVLYILFLFNLMNNIPEGFLLAPVFSRYTMNLLLTISKPARKDGLGKMYFPYPKFYFLLSLIFILPIAYFNLQIFLIGIASSIISAVIMNIISNKKIEGVTGDVIGASAIISEVVYLFILNLFL, from the coding sequence ATGAAAAATCTTTTTGTTGCATTTGGGACAATAAGCAAAATACCAGTTCCAACTGTAAAAAAAATAAATATAAAAAGAAGCACGATATTTTTCCCTGTTGTGGGATATGTGGCTTCTTTGATAAATTTTGGTATATACTACTTATTGAAAGATTATATACCAACTAACATTTTAATATCTTTGATAATGATAGTTTATTTTTATCTTTTTCAATACTTTCATTTTGATGGTTTCGTTGATTTGATAGATGGATTTGGAGCTCAGATAAAAACAAAAGAAGAAAGATTGAAGATATTAAAAGACTCAAGAGTTGGGGCTTTTGCTTTACTTGGAGGAGTTTTGTATATACTGTTTCTTTTTAACCTAATGAACAACATCCCAGAAGGATTTTTGTTGGCTCCGGTGTTTTCCAGATATACAATGAACCTATTACTAACGATTTCTAAACCAGCAAGAAAAGATGGACTAGGAAAAATGTATTTCCCATATCCAAAATTCTATTTTTTATTATCTTTGATATTCATTTTACCTATAGCGTATTTCAATCTACAAATATTTTTAATAGGTATTGCATCTTCTATAATCTCTGCTGTAATCATGAATATAATATCCAATAAAAAAATAGAAGGAGTAACTGGTGACGTAATAGGGGCATCAGCAATAATATCTGAAGTGGTATATCTTTTCATTCTGAATCTGTTTTTATAG
- the ggt gene encoding gamma-glutamyltransferase, with translation MDFDFLYNPYKSKRMNVFGENGMVATSQPLASQAGLHILRKGGNAIDAAVATAAALTVVEPTSNGIGSDSFAIFSTADGEIHGMNSSGRSPMDISSPKLKEMGYEQMPKVGAIPVTTPGAVKSWAEMTEKFGNLTLKENLEPAIEYAEYGYPVSPVLGNSWERAFSGYKKILKGNEFEEFFKTFSLNGKAPKIGEKITLKNHAKTLKMIAESNAKEFYEGEIAYKIDKFMKENGGFLRKEDLKNHKVEWVRPLNVDYRDHEIWELPPNGQGIITLMALNILNEINMKDENEIYFYHNAIEALKLAFSDGKEYITDIDHMKVDLDELLSLEYAKKRRGLIDHYANLPKPGKLPKGGTVYLATADKWGNMVSFIQSNYMGFGSGIVIPETGIAMQNRGHTFSLNPEHSNYLKPNKKTYHTIIPGFITKNGKPVGPFGVMGGYMQPQGHLQVILNMLDKGLNPQAALDAPRWQWIENNTVYVEKNFPEHLAQMLSNKGHDVKVMLNSGSFGRGQIIWRMDNNVYCGGTEPRTDSQIAVY, from the coding sequence ATGGACTTTGATTTTTTATACAACCCATACAAATCAAAAAGAATGAATGTTTTTGGAGAAAACGGCATGGTAGCTACTTCCCAACCTTTAGCTTCACAAGCAGGGCTTCACATCTTGAGAAAAGGTGGTAATGCCATAGATGCTGCAGTAGCCACAGCTGCCGCATTAACAGTTGTAGAACCAACTTCAAATGGAATTGGATCTGATTCTTTTGCAATATTTTCAACTGCTGATGGAGAAATCCACGGGATGAATTCTTCTGGAAGATCTCCAATGGATATTTCTTCACCAAAACTAAAAGAAATGGGATACGAACAAATGCCAAAGGTGGGAGCTATTCCCGTAACAACGCCTGGTGCTGTTAAATCCTGGGCAGAAATGACAGAAAAATTTGGGAATCTCACATTAAAAGAAAACTTAGAACCAGCCATAGAGTATGCTGAATACGGATATCCTGTTTCGCCTGTTTTGGGAAACAGCTGGGAAAGAGCTTTTTCTGGTTATAAAAAAATATTAAAGGGAAATGAGTTTGAAGAGTTTTTTAAAACTTTTTCATTAAATGGAAAAGCCCCAAAAATAGGTGAAAAAATAACTTTAAAAAATCATGCAAAAACCTTAAAAATGATAGCAGAAAGTAATGCAAAAGAATTTTATGAGGGTGAAATAGCATATAAAATAGATAAATTTATGAAAGAAAATGGTGGTTTTTTAAGAAAAGAAGACCTTAAAAACCATAAAGTTGAATGGGTAAGACCTTTAAACGTAGACTATAGAGACCATGAAATATGGGAACTCCCTCCAAATGGACAGGGAATAATAACTTTAATGGCTTTAAATATACTAAATGAAATCAATATGAAAGATGAAAACGAAATCTATTTTTACCATAATGCCATAGAGGCTTTAAAATTAGCTTTTTCAGATGGCAAAGAATATATAACTGATATAGACCATATGAAAGTTGACCTTGATGAACTTCTATCTCTTGAATACGCTAAAAAAAGAAGAGGATTAATTGACCATTACGCCAATCTTCCTAAGCCTGGAAAACTTCCTAAAGGCGGTACTGTTTACCTTGCTACAGCAGATAAATGGGGAAATATGGTTTCATTCATACAATCAAATTATATGGGTTTTGGTTCGGGAATTGTAATACCAGAAACTGGTATTGCCATGCAAAATAGGGGACATACATTTTCTTTAAACCCTGAACACTCAAATTATTTAAAACCAAACAAAAAAACATACCACACAATAATTCCTGGATTCATCACAAAAAATGGAAAACCAGTTGGGCCTTTTGGGGTTATGGGTGGTTATATGCAACCTCAAGGTCATTTACAGGTGATTTTAAATATGTTGGATAAAGGTTTAAACCCACAAGCTGCTTTAGATGCACCAAGATGGCAATGGATAGAAAACAACACCGTATATGTAGAAAAAAACTTTCCAGAACATTTAGCTCAAATGCTTTCAAACAAAGGCCATGATGTAAAAGTGATGCTCAATTCGGGTTCTTTTGGAAGAGGTCAAATTATTTGGAGAATGGATAACAACGTTTATTGTGGAGGGACCGAACCAAGAACAGATAGTCAAATAGCTGTATATTAA
- a CDS encoding EamA family transporter encodes MAFLWISIRILLLGYERIAGKKISQGNDELLSSWGFFTTSFLMMAPFFYTLNFEIFKIALIAGTIYTISFFLYVYALSNEDASIIAPLYNMNVIFLIITTAIFLDEKITIFKIVGSLLMLYGVSYLKKDRSLLESYKNIGRSKGAVAMLISSGLMAIGRTIDGHFVEDISPVGYSVGIYLVVSLNFTILTLIKFKSIKPHLNLIKTKKYDMLAGGFTNAYSYIALLNAFKYIDVSIAEPVSMVSSLVTAFFAKYIFKEKVSLRVIGTIILIAGAFVIYI; translated from the coding sequence ATGGCTTTTTTATGGATAAGTATAAGAATACTACTACTTGGCTACGAAAGAATAGCCGGGAAAAAGATTTCCCAAGGGAATGATGAACTACTATCTTCTTGGGGGTTTTTTACAACCTCGTTTTTAATGATGGCTCCATTTTTTTATACTTTAAATTTTGAAATATTTAAAATAGCGCTCATCGCTGGAACTATATACACTATCTCATTTTTCTTATATGTTTATGCGTTATCCAATGAAGATGCCTCTATCATTGCACCCCTATACAACATGAATGTAATATTTCTAATAATAACAACTGCAATTTTTTTAGATGAAAAGATAACTATTTTCAAAATTGTTGGAAGTTTACTTATGCTTTATGGTGTTTCTTATTTAAAAAAAGACAGATCACTTCTCGAATCATATAAAAACATTGGCAGGAGTAAAGGTGCTGTTGCCATGCTTATTTCGTCTGGATTAATGGCGATTGGAAGAACTATTGATGGACATTTCGTAGAAGATATTTCACCAGTCGGTTATTCTGTTGGTATATATCTTGTTGTCAGCTTAAACTTTACAATACTAACCTTAATAAAATTTAAAAGCATAAAACCCCATTTAAACCTAATAAAAACTAAAAAATATGACATGTTGGCTGGCGGGTTTACAAATGCTTATTCTTATATAGCACTCTTAAATGCTTTTAAATATATAGATGTAAGCATCGCTGAACCAGTATCAATGGTATCTTCTTTAGTTACAGCTTTTTTTGCAAAATACATATTCAAAGAAAAGGTCTCTTTAAGAGTAATAGGCACCATAATACTAATAGCCGGTGCATTTGTGATATATATATAA
- the cobU gene encoding bifunctional adenosylcobinamide kinase/adenosylcobinamide-phosphate guanylyltransferase, protein MKIVMVTGGQSCGKSTFAQKTAENISGKRVYVATAQAFDQEMEIKIQKHIEEREDKFDTIEEPLELDQAILKTKEYDVVLLDCLTMWTSNIILNNENNEEAAVEKYLNNFLKSIEKLKNHSNIQKLIIVTNEVGWGIIPGNKLSRIFARLLGTVNKKIAKISDEVYMMVSGIEVKIK, encoded by the coding sequence TTGAAAATAGTAATGGTTACCGGAGGGCAGAGTTGTGGAAAATCAACTTTTGCTCAAAAAACTGCTGAAAATATTTCTGGTAAAAGAGTATATGTTGCTACTGCTCAAGCATTTGATCAAGAAATGGAAATCAAAATACAAAAACATATAGAAGAAAGAGAAGATAAATTCGATACTATAGAAGAACCATTGGAGCTAGACCAAGCCATTTTAAAAACAAAAGAGTATGACGTTGTATTACTTGATTGTTTAACTATGTGGACTTCTAACATTATATTGAACAATGAAAATAATGAAGAGGCGGCTGTTGAAAAATATCTAAACAATTTTCTAAAATCAATAGAGAAATTAAAAAATCATTCTAACATACAAAAACTCATAATAGTTACAAATGAAGTTGGATGGGGAATAATTCCTGGAAATAAACTTTCCAGAATTTTTGCAAGGCTTTTGGGAACTGTAAACAAAAAAATAGCCAAAATTTCTGACGAAGTGTATATGATGGTTTCAGGAATCGAGGTGAAAATAAAATGA
- the cbiR gene encoding cobamide remodeling phosphodiesterase CbiR has translation MIVGVTSWQKPGTYLENVELLKGFADFVELLVYTWDETTKGTLEKEIGGIRNKVKYSVHLPTDNLENCKKAIQYFSDKNAYRLTIHPFGDKEEFRKVIKEGIELVGEKLCLENLENDAFYDYYEFVKDLEVSITMDYGHLLIINQNPQEFYEKYSGQIKEIHYHGVDSEKGHVFPEENQLEEFINFYDQNFEKDVPVCIELFELEDTKKVFERLKKR, from the coding sequence ATGATTGTGGGGGTGACATCATGGCAAAAACCAGGAACTTACCTGGAAAATGTAGAATTACTGAAAGGTTTTGCAGATTTTGTTGAGCTACTTGTCTATACATGGGATGAGACAACAAAGGGAACTCTTGAAAAAGAAATCGGTGGAATTCGAAACAAGGTAAAATATTCTGTTCATTTACCCACAGATAATCTTGAAAACTGTAAAAAAGCAATACAATATTTTAGCGATAAAAACGCTTATAGATTAACTATTCATCCATTTGGTGATAAAGAAGAGTTTAGAAAAGTAATAAAAGAAGGTATTGAGTTGGTTGGGGAAAAACTTTGTCTTGAAAATCTTGAAAATGATGCTTTTTACGATTACTATGAATTTGTGAAAGACTTGGAAGTTTCAATAACAATGGATTATGGCCATCTTTTAATAATAAATCAAAACCCACAAGAATTTTATGAAAAGTATTCTGGACAGATAAAAGAAATTCATTACCATGGAGTTGATTCTGAAAAAGGGCATGTTTTTCCAGAAGAAAATCAATTGGAGGAATTCATAAATTTTTACGATCAAAATTTTGAAAAAGACGTACCCGTTTGCATAGAATTATTCGAATTGGAAGATACAAAAAAAGTTTTTGAGAGGTTGAAAAAAAGATGA
- a CDS encoding MarR family winged helix-turn-helix transcriptional regulator translates to MSKIDLKIIIALSRANQAILKKIEKSMNKNGLTVSEFGVMELLLHKGKQPVQKIAERILVTSGTITYVINKLIKKGYIKRERCNEDKRIYYVDLTEEGRIFIEKVFKEHEKYLSKLFQEIDNNDKKDLIKKLNLFENVAKQYKE, encoded by the coding sequence ATGAGTAAAATAGATCTTAAAATAATCATAGCTCTTTCTCGAGCTAATCAAGCGATTTTAAAAAAAATAGAAAAAAGCATGAATAAAAATGGCTTGACAGTTAGTGAATTTGGAGTTATGGAGCTTTTGCTCCATAAAGGGAAGCAACCTGTTCAAAAAATTGCTGAAAGGATTTTAGTTACTAGTGGAACTATTACTTATGTTATTAATAAACTTATTAAAAAAGGTTATATAAAAAGAGAAAGATGCAATGAAGATAAAAGAATATATTATGTTGATTTAACTGAAGAAGGTAGAATTTTTATAGAAAAAGTTTTTAAAGAACACGAAAAATATTTATCAAAACTTTTTCAGGAAATAGATAACAATGATAAAAAAGATTTAATTAAAAAATTAAATTTATTTGAAAATGTTGCTAAACAATACAAGGAGTGA
- the purH gene encoding bifunctional phosphoribosylaminoimidazolecarboxamide formyltransferase/IMP cyclohydrolase, translating to MIKRALISTYDKTGVVEFAKYLEENNVEIISSGGTAKLLSENGIKVTKVSDVTKFPEIFNGRVKTLHPKIHGGILAREGKDEEEMKANEIEKIDLVFVNLYPFFEKVNEGLDFEKLVEFIDIGGPTMIRSAAKNLKDVVILTDNKDIDLLKEKKLNIDFETRKKLALKAFNLTSAYDASISEYLARETGTDFPEYHTVSYKKYSDLRYGENPHQKAAFYVKNNGKYSYNDFEQLHGKALSYNNLRDADIAWKVVNEFEDTACCGLKHNTPCGVGIGETVEEAYQKAYEGDQISIFGGIVSFNRTVDKSTALKLKEIFLEIIIAPDFDDDALELLKKKKNLRLLKMTKNNFDDFESITIDGGILVQNTDKEFINKFEVVTKNKNISEKMKKELEFAYKVVKYSKSNAIAVTANKKLLGVGNGEANRIWAAEQALERAKGKGAVLASDAFFPFDDVVKLAAKYNIKAIIQPGGSIRDKDSIKACDENGITMVFTGMRHFKH from the coding sequence ATGATAAAAAGAGCATTAATAAGTACTTATGACAAAACTGGTGTTGTTGAGTTTGCTAAATATTTAGAAGAAAATAACGTAGAAATAATTTCTTCAGGTGGAACTGCGAAACTATTATCAGAAAATGGAATAAAAGTAACCAAAGTTTCAGATGTGACAAAATTTCCAGAAATTTTTAACGGACGGGTGAAAACACTACACCCCAAAATACACGGTGGGATACTTGCAAGAGAGGGAAAAGACGAAGAAGAAATGAAAGCTAACGAAATAGAGAAAATAGATCTTGTTTTTGTTAATTTATATCCATTTTTTGAGAAAGTTAATGAGGGATTAGATTTTGAAAAACTGGTAGAGTTTATAGACATTGGTGGACCAACAATGATAAGGTCAGCTGCAAAAAATCTTAAAGACGTAGTTATACTAACAGACAATAAAGACATTGATTTATTAAAAGAGAAAAAATTGAATATAGATTTTGAAACGAGAAAAAAATTGGCTTTAAAGGCTTTTAACCTGACATCTGCTTATGATGCTTCTATTTCAGAATATCTTGCAAGGGAAACGGGAACAGATTTTCCAGAGTATCATACTGTTTCTTATAAAAAATATTCTGACCTTAGATATGGAGAAAATCCCCATCAAAAAGCAGCCTTCTACGTGAAAAATAATGGTAAATACTCTTACAATGATTTTGAACAATTACACGGAAAAGCGCTATCTTATAACAATTTAAGAGATGCAGACATAGCCTGGAAAGTAGTTAATGAATTTGAAGATACTGCTTGTTGTGGGTTGAAACACAACACTCCTTGTGGAGTTGGAATTGGTGAAACAGTTGAAGAAGCTTATCAAAAAGCTTATGAAGGTGACCAGATATCAATATTTGGTGGTATAGTATCTTTTAACAGAACTGTGGATAAATCAACTGCATTGAAACTAAAAGAAATATTTCTTGAAATTATCATAGCTCCAGATTTTGATGATGATGCTCTGGAATTGTTGAAGAAAAAGAAAAATTTAAGATTGTTAAAAATGACTAAAAATAATTTTGACGATTTTGAATCCATAACAATAGATGGTGGAATATTAGTTCAAAATACTGATAAAGAGTTTATAAATAAATTTGAAGTGGTGACAAAAAACAAAAATATATCTGAAAAAATGAAAAAAGAGTTGGAATTCGCCTATAAAGTAGTGAAATATTCAAAATCAAATGCTATAGCAGTAACTGCAAATAAAAAATTACTTGGGGTTGGAAATGGAGAAGCAAACAGGATTTGGGCTGCAGAACAAGCACTTGAAAGAGCAAAAGGCAAAGGCGCAGTTCTCGCATCTGACGCTTTCTTCCCTTTTGATGATGTAGTGAAGCTTGCTGCTAAATACAATATAAAAGCAATAATTCAACCAGGTGGATCTATAAGAGATAAAGACTCCATAAAAGCATGCGATGAAAATGGAATAACGATGGTATTTACTGGCATGAGACATTTTAAACATTGA
- a CDS encoding phosphatase PAP2 family protein: MKKIFLIIFFVITFLVSFAENNLKKDLFKKSLAGVSLSMGSYFFDEQIRNMTSDFGFEFGEIIDTKVMIGTSTALYVSSYFINDEYFSKTSFQSLSSSFITGGTILALKLLVGRARPYMNQGKDSFELFRGIDSDDYRSFPSAHSGLSWAITTPYAERYSKWLYIIPTIISGFRVIEDKHWTSDVVFGSLIGFLTGKMAYEKEFYISF; this comes from the coding sequence ATGAAAAAAATTTTTTTAATTATTTTTTTTGTAATAACATTTTTAGTTTCTTTTGCTGAAAATAATTTGAAGAAAGATTTATTTAAAAAAAGTTTAGCAGGAGTCTCGCTTTCTATGGGGAGCTATTTTTTTGATGAACAAATTAGAAATATGACAAGTGATTTTGGCTTTGAATTTGGTGAGATTATAGATACTAAAGTTATGATTGGAACAAGTACGGCTTTGTATGTTTCGTCATATTTTATTAATGATGAATATTTTTCAAAAACATCATTTCAGAGTTTATCTTCCTCGTTTATAACCGGGGGAACAATACTCGCCTTGAAATTATTGGTAGGAAGAGCAAGACCATATATGAATCAAGGGAAAGATAGTTTCGAGCTTTTTAGAGGTATAGATTCAGACGATTATCGTTCTTTTCCTTCAGCGCATTCGGGGTTATCCTGGGCAATAACAACTCCATATGCAGAAAGGTATTCGAAATGGTTGTATATTATTCCAACGATTATTTCTGGATTTAGAGTTATCGAAGATAAACATTGGACTTCAGACGTAGTTTTTGGGAGTTTAATAGGGTTTTTAACTGGAAAGATGGCATATGAAAAAGAGTTTTATATAAGCTTTTAA
- a CDS encoding DUF362 domain-containing protein produces the protein MYLNKCDNYEKSVEKLVKMLEPYKGKFEKGDKVLLKPNLLSPKEVEKAVTTHPKIVEAIILFLLDLDVEIYLGDSPATGTALQGVKANGIYDVCQKYDIPIVELDDPVEVDGENYKKIKISRKVLDADKIINIAKLKTHSQMILTMGIKNTFGCVVGKEKSSWHLKARTNTNFANVIIDIHNIVKPTITVLDGIEGMEGNGPANGKQKHFGVIGISENAYALDHAVAKKLNVKEKYAYILNESMRRKLIPEYKINGDWEGGKIKLPITAPIFETFTNLSRAVQRVPEINVDKCISCRICENSCPAGAITIDNHSIDYDKCIRCYVCHEVCPEDAIDLKRKIFK, from the coding sequence GTGTATTTAAACAAATGTGATAATTATGAAAAATCTGTTGAAAAATTAGTAAAAATGTTGGAACCATACAAAGGAAAATTTGAAAAAGGTGACAAGGTTCTCTTAAAACCAAACCTCCTTTCACCAAAAGAAGTTGAAAAAGCGGTTACTACACACCCGAAAATAGTTGAAGCTATTATTTTATTTTTACTTGATTTAGATGTAGAAATATATCTTGGAGATAGCCCTGCTACAGGAACAGCCCTTCAAGGGGTAAAGGCTAATGGCATTTACGATGTTTGCCAGAAATATGATATTCCAATTGTTGAATTAGATGATCCTGTTGAAGTTGATGGAGAAAATTACAAAAAAATAAAAATATCCAGAAAAGTTTTAGATGCAGACAAAATAATTAATATAGCAAAATTAAAAACCCATTCTCAAATGATATTAACAATGGGTATTAAAAATACTTTTGGTTGTGTTGTTGGAAAAGAAAAGTCATCATGGCATTTAAAAGCAAGAACAAACACAAATTTTGCAAATGTTATTATCGATATCCACAACATAGTAAAACCAACCATAACTGTTTTAGATGGAATAGAAGGTATGGAAGGAAATGGCCCTGCAAACGGAAAGCAAAAACATTTTGGGGTTATTGGAATTTCTGAAAACGCCTATGCTTTAGATCACGCTGTGGCAAAAAAATTAAACGTTAAAGAAAAATACGCTTATATTTTAAATGAATCGATGAGAAGAAAACTCATACCTGAATATAAAATAAATGGAGACTGGGAAGGTGGCAAGATAAAACTTCCTATTACAGCGCCAATATTTGAAACCTTTACCAACTTATCTAGAGCGGTACAAAGAGTCCCAGAAATAAACGTGGATAAGTGTATTTCTTGTAGAATATGTGAAAACAGCTGTCCAGCTGGTGCCATAACAATAGACAACCACAGCATAGATTATGATAAATGTATAAGATGTTATGTGTGTCATGAAGTGTGCCCAGAAGACGCCATAGATTTAAAAAGAAAGATTTTTAAATGA
- a CDS encoding HD domain-containing protein, with protein MNKNEAIKEIERNLSESNLRKHCYAVGAIMRELALKLDKDPDEWEIAGIIHDLDYEMTKDEVEMHAKKTVEMLGDRVDQDIKDAILAHNDQKNLEKDIEIALYAADQISGLITASVLVRPGKDIETLKVKSLKKKFKDKSFAAGADRERIKVIEELGIELNEFFQIAIDGMKKEKEILGLDGQSE; from the coding sequence ATGAATAAAAATGAAGCTATTAAAGAAATTGAGCGCAATTTATCAGAAAGCAATTTAAGAAAACATTGTTACGCTGTTGGAGCTATTATGAGAGAATTGGCTTTGAAGTTGGATAAAGACCCGGATGAATGGGAAATAGCTGGTATAATACATGATTTAGATTACGAAATGACAAAAGATGAAGTAGAAATGCATGCTAAAAAAACTGTTGAAATGCTCGGAGATAGAGTTGACCAAGATATAAAAGATGCCATTTTAGCCCATAATGACCAAAAGAATTTAGAAAAAGATATAGAGATTGCTTTATATGCTGCTGACCAAATTTCTGGATTGATAACAGCGTCCGTATTGGTTAGACCAGGTAAAGATATAGAAACTCTGAAAGTTAAATCTTTAAAGAAAAAATTTAAAGATAAATCTTTTGCAGCAGGAGCAGACAGAGAAAGAATAAAAGTGATTGAGGAGTTGGGTATTGAATTGAACGAATTTTTTCAAATTGCAATTGATGGGATGAAAAAAGAAAAAGAGATTTTAGGACTGGATGGGCAGTCTGAGTGA
- the purD gene encoding phosphoribosylamine--glycine ligase: MKILLIGSGAREHAIAYKLSLSQKVEKIFVAPGNGGTYVENKCKNIDIKNHDELLDFAKNNSIDFTFVGPEQPLADGIVDLFESNGLKIIGPDKFSSQLESSKSFAKKFMNKYNVQTANYKEFSKKNNIDEITNLINYPAVIKADGLAAGKGVFISENKENAKKVLKDLFEKEILGKASEKIIIEDAIPDFECSVFTFFDGENAKTFAYSQDHKKLYEGEKGPNTGGMGSITPHPLITEKQKENIINKIINPTIKGIKKEKMNYKGVIFFGVKFKKDEPYLLEYNVRFGDPETQSIMYILETDLVEIFESILNKSLNKIEIKLENKISQCVVVAAKGYPKKYNKNIELNLDNFNSKIFHAGTKIEKNKLLSCGGRIFSIVEKAETLSKTREKIYSQLKSLKNPELYYRKDI; the protein is encoded by the coding sequence ATGAAAATTCTATTAATCGGTTCTGGAGCAAGGGAACACGCAATAGCTTATAAACTATCTTTATCACAAAAAGTAGAAAAAATATTTGTCGCTCCTGGAAATGGTGGGACTTATGTAGAAAATAAATGTAAGAATATTGACATAAAAAATCATGATGAGCTCTTGGATTTTGCAAAAAACAACTCAATAGATTTTACTTTTGTTGGGCCAGAACAACCTTTGGCAGATGGGATTGTTGATTTATTTGAAAGTAACGGGTTAAAAATAATAGGCCCAGATAAATTCTCTTCTCAGCTTGAAAGTAGTAAATCATTTGCCAAAAAATTTATGAATAAATACAATGTCCAAACAGCTAATTACAAAGAATTTAGCAAAAAAAATAACATAGATGAAATTACAAACCTTATTAATTACCCTGCGGTAATAAAAGCGGATGGATTGGCAGCTGGAAAAGGCGTTTTTATATCTGAAAATAAGGAAAATGCAAAAAAAGTTTTAAAAGATTTATTTGAAAAAGAAATTCTTGGAAAAGCTTCTGAAAAAATAATAATAGAAGACGCTATACCTGACTTTGAATGTTCTGTTTTCACCTTTTTTGATGGAGAAAACGCAAAAACATTCGCCTATTCCCAAGACCATAAAAAATTGTACGAAGGAGAAAAAGGCCCAAACACAGGGGGTATGGGTTCTATCACTCCTCATCCCCTGATAACAGAAAAACAAAAAGAAAATATAATTAACAAGATAATTAATCCAACAATAAAAGGAATAAAAAAAGAAAAGATGAATTATAAAGGGGTAATATTTTTTGGAGTTAAATTTAAAAAAGATGAACCATACCTTCTCGAATATAACGTTAGATTTGGAGACCCTGAAACCCAAAGTATTATGTACATTTTAGAAACAGACCTTGTCGAGATATTTGAAAGTATTTTAAACAAATCTTTGAACAAAATAGAAATAAAACTCGAAAACAAAATATCTCAATGTGTTGTTGTAGCAGCAAAAGGATATCCAAAAAAATACAACAAAAACATAGAACTAAACTTAGATAATTTTAATTCAAAAATTTTTCACGCCGGGACAAAAATAGAAAAAAACAAATTATTATCTTGTGGAGGAAGGATTTTTTCTATAGTGGAAAAGGCAGAAACTCTTTCAAAAACAAGAGAAAAAATATATTCTCAACTAAAAAGCCTCAAAAACCCTGAATTATATTATAGAAAAGATATATAG
- a CDS encoding nitroreductase family protein has translation MVKDFYTAIEERRSRYSITNESTISDEKIKNIIEYALKHTPFAFNAHNGRAILLLGENHDKLWDITKEELRKIVPEENFQDTSDKIDSFKNGYGTILFFEDTKVVKSLQKDFPLYKDNFPVWSLQSSGMLQYNVWTSLSIEGLGASLQHYSEVIENRVKKEWEIPSNWKMIAQMPFGKPANEPPEKEFADIDKFFKLYD, from the coding sequence GTGGTAAAAGATTTTTATACAGCTATTGAAGAGAGAAGAAGCAGATATTCTATAACAAATGAATCAACGATTTCAGATGAAAAAATAAAAAATATTATAGAATACGCTTTGAAACATACCCCTTTTGCATTTAATGCTCATAATGGAAGAGCAATTTTGTTATTAGGTGAAAATCATGACAAGTTATGGGATATCACAAAAGAAGAATTAAGAAAGATAGTTCCAGAGGAAAACTTCCAAGACACTAGCGATAAAATAGATTCGTTTAAAAATGGATATGGGACTATATTATTTTTTGAAGATACAAAAGTAGTAAAATCACTTCAAAAAGACTTCCCTTTGTACAAAGATAATTTCCCTGTTTGGTCATTACAATCATCTGGAATGCTCCAATATAATGTTTGGACATCCTTATCAATAGAAGGACTTGGGGCATCTCTTCAACACTATAGTGAAGTTATAGAAAATAGAGTAAAAAAAGAATGGGAAATTCCTTCTAATTGGAAAATGATTGCACAGATGCCTTTTGGAAAACCAGCCAACGAACCACCTGAAAAAGAATTTGCTGATATTGATAAATTTTTTAAATTATATGATTAA